Genomic segment of Aquarana catesbeiana isolate 2022-GZ linkage group LG09, ASM4218655v1, whole genome shotgun sequence:
TATGGCAGAATGTGGGGGGGGATATAACAAGCAAGGGTTAAAGTTCCATCAAATCACCAAATAGGAATCCATGGACGCTCCCAACTTCAGCCGCAATTATGCTTATGTCAGGTTAGCACCATTAGTCTCAGCAATCCCAGTGTTCAAAAAGCAGCATGCAGCCaatacaaaactacaagtccaaaCAAACTAAGTGTCCAAATAGCAGCACATGTCTGGTTTAGAATTACAAGTTCTTGCAGTcctatagggcgtacacacggtcggactttgttcggacattccgacaacaaaatccatggattttttcagacggatgttggctcaaacttgtcttgcatacacacggtcacacaaagttgtcggaaaatccgatcgttctgaacgcggtgacgtaaaacacgtacgtcgggactataaacggggcagtagccaatagctttcatctctttatttattctgagcatgcgtggcactttgtccgtcggatttgtgtacacacgatcggaatttccgacaacggattttgttgtcggaaaattttatctcctgctctccaactttgtgtgtcggaaaatccgatggaaaatgtccgatggagcccacacacggtcggaatttccgacaacacgctccgatcggacattttccatcggaaaatccgaccgtgtgtacggggcattaggctggccatacaccagtcatTTTATTTTCATTCAACCAATACTTACAAAACTACCCTGTAGACTGTAGAACCACTTTTAAGTGCAAAATAAACAATACAGTATATATCAAAAATGAAATACTAATATGATTAATAgtattatttacagtatataacaATAGAGCAAAGTATCTTAGAGCAAAGTCTAGTTGTTCTCTTGCATTTCTTTTTGGATGTGTGTCTACACCTTAGGATGCTTAGGGAGCTTAGGCTAGTAACAGGAACAAATAATATGGCACTGTATAGTTTTTAGTGGAGTGAAATAGGGTCGCAATAGACAAATGTTTTTTCTCAAGAAGCTCTTGAAAAAGCAGCTTTCAGTATGCCTTACAACCAAAATGTTATAAATATGAAATACGGTATATGcgcctgaatgttttttttttaacatgtaatagTATTGTAAATTGGGCTTCAAACAGTTGTTCCATTTTTTGTAACCATTACAAACAAATCCTTGACAACAATTTTGTAAGCCACTAAATGCACTTTGTAACACTATAAAAGGAGGtatctttatcttttttttgtgttttagggGCCATGCTGATATTCGACTATGGGAACCGAACCCTGGCCTCCGTTTTCATCATTGTTGGGTTTGAGACAATTCGAGAGGTGGGGCTCTTTCTGTTCTGTCTTTTCCTGTGCATGTACATTGTAACTATTGGTGCCCATATACTCATCATAGGTCTTGTCATCCTAGATCATAATCTTCATAAACCGATGTACATGTTTTTGGCTAACTTCTCTGTAGCAGAGATCTGCTATATTACAGCAACTGTGCCCAAGATGCTTGATGCCCTCTTGACCGGGAATAAAGAGATCTCCTACTCTGCTTGTATGGCTCAGTTTTACAGCTTCTTTGCCTCTGGAGCCACTGAAAACTGTTTCTTGGTTGTCATGGGCTATGACCGCTATGTAGCCATCTGTCAACCTTTGTACTATCATACCATGATGGCCAAAAAAAACAGTCTTGCTTTAGCCATAGGAGCCTGGGCTGGTGGTCTATTGGCTGCCACATCTCCTACTCTATGGGTATCTACCCTGAACTTCTGCTACCCCAACCGCATTGAACATTTCTTTTGTGATTATGCCCCTCTTTTGAAGCTCTCCTGCGAAGACACTTCCAAAGGAGAGTTTGCTTTCACTGTTGTATCTTGGAGTCTCATCTTGGGCTGTTTTTTCCTAACACTGATGTCTTATGCCTTCATAATCTTCTCTGTTCTAAAAATTTCTTCCACTGAGGGACAGAAAAAGGCCTTCAGCACTTGTGCTTCCCATTTAACTGTAGTATGCATCTTCAACGGGACAGTCATTTTCATGTACATACGACCCACCTCCACTATTCGCTTCACATTAGACAAGGTGGTATCTATCTTCTACAGCGTTGTGACTCCACTCTTGAACCCCATCATCTACTGCCTTAGGAACAAAGATGTCAAAAATGCAGCATACAAAGGTTTACAAGAGATTGGGATATGAGCAATGGACGGGAGGTGCAAAACAATCAGTTATGAGTTTTTGTCAAGCCGCACTTGTGCAGACATCAGATAAAACATGTTACAGTAGATCTTAATCTTAGACAATATTTATTTTAAGAAAGCACGGTGCAtcaaacagtaatgccctgtacacacagtcggactttgttcagacattccgacaacaaaatcctaggattttttccgacggatgctggctcaaacttgtcttgcatacacacggtctcacaaagttgtcggaaaatccgatcattctgaacgcggtgacgtaaaacatgtacgtcgggactataaacggggcagtggccaatagctttcatctctttatttattctgagcatgcgtggcactttgcccgtcggatttgtgtacacacgatcggaatttccgacaacggattttgttgtcggaaaattttatagcaagctctcaaactttgtgtttcggaaaatccgatggaaaatgtgtgatggagcctacacacggtcggaatttccgacaacaaggtcctatcacacattttccgtcggaaaatccgaccgtgtgtacggggcattactctttttttcttaaaatgtagttttcatcttttttttattattttcgacTTAATGCTGCTGATCTTGTCCAACCTCTTTCAACCACTTCCTGACTACATGCACTTGCTCCATTGTCTTctacacatcattgctctggactagcttcctgatagtgacaacgaTAAACCATGCCTGCAGAGTTTGTATCGGCACAGCTACTTGTAATTTCCACTAGGGTTGTGTGTGACAGGGTGGAAAAACAGTGGCTCAATTGAGAGACAGTTGTCACCTGTAATAGTGTCTGAATAAAGACTTTCATAGCAGGATCACCAGCAGTCCAtgggtccggccccctaatctacatgcagggcgccagttATAGTTTATTTCAGATTTGTTGAAATTATGTATgaaattatttgtattattatttttttgaggcACATGATTAGGgtcagaggctttaataggcttcaaaaaaggatgggcttggggcgcagGGGTGGTGTGTGATCGCCACCACCCGTTTccgggggaggggggatggaatgTGTTTGTTTGGGTGGGGGGATGATCGTCGCTGTCCGGCGACGATCTCACTTTAATGAAAGTGAGATATCTAAAAAGAAACCAACTTCTGAAATTATATTTGCATGGAAATTTTTCTATGGTAGTTTAGTGATTGGTTTTACACATGTGAAATTTGTTTCTTTATGAATCAAAATTCTGGagaaattttcattattcggagatgcAAATGTATATGAAGCTctaaatcacaatagtaacaaatttcaacaaatctgaaataaattataacaaagcAACAAATTAATTTGTATTAATTTGTTTGATTTGGATGACATGATGTGATAATTTGGGCTTTTGGTAATGTTTAAAACTTCTGAAATAACgtaatgtttgaagcatccgaaataacataataaataatatgAATTGATTTGGATCCATTTAATTTTTAGTCTGCGttgacatttttcattattataaaaaatacactacatatgaaatggaaacacattgcaataaatacagtaaggaataaaagtgaaataagatgatgattcctacttattgtgtttgggttggatggaggtggatccatcagaatctccaaatCATAACATAACGGAAGAATCCGAAAATGAACATAGTACCATTCGTTATGTCACGGTCAGGGGTctggctcagagaccagtagctatagcagtaggggACTTCCACCAaacagcaggataggtatacaagcaggtcacacTGGCAAATAACGCAAGCTTACCTGATGtgcggagtctaagcactaactggtgttcaccagagctcctgatggtgaggATGGGTTTAGCTGCACGTTAATACCAAGTTGTggccctcaggatcgccccaccaggaggtgagcaagtaatggatatagcaggtaaggatcaaacagaagcatagtcagtagaCAAGCCAAAGGTAGGTAGCAAGTAGTTGCAGTTTGGGATCAAGCTGAAGTGTAGTTGAAGAACAAGCCGAGagtcagtaatgagtggtagcaaagatatggatggcagcaggaaaGACAAAAGCGAGATACTGGCAGgatagagcacaataatctggcatacAGGAAGTGTAgcgacatggcttaaatcagggaggagcaaagagttcaaggttttgcagaagtcaaggcacaaggcagggttgtccaatggatcagacagggtgctgccCACCATCTTAGGTAGCTCAAcaagaagagtcattgccagacataGCAGAGGTACCAGGTTCAAGTCCAAGCTCTGACATGATACTTGTGGCTCCAGTTGATATCATCCAACCAGTtcattccatttctctttgtgAGTTGGATTAGCAAGGATGACTCAGAGTGCATAAGTAATCCCCTGAAATAACATGTTAAAATGAATAAAGTCAATCTTCCAAAATAACGTCCAAAAATACAATTCGATTTGGAACGAGTATACAAAACAAATTACAAAAACAAATAATTCTATCATAAGGAAAATGACAATACAAAATGATTTACTAAACAAATAACTCCAAAATGGAAAAGCATTTTTTCCATTGTGCACATTTCTGGTTTTAGATACTGAATtataaacagagaaaaactttataAGGAAATTAAAATTGGAATCTAACCATAGATATCCAACTTTAAAATTTGCAAAGTAGTTTATTTATGATATAAAAAAAGAAGggtatttccttttttattatttagtaccagtaaaataacacacacacacagttaaaaAGTGAATTAAACATTTACTTAACTGCTCACTAGATTTATGGGAGGATCAACCGGCATTTTtttcacttatcaaacagatataaccaaatgcttttaattgtatttttaacaAGCCTAAGCAgatcaaataagagaagttcattccGAGGGTGTATActtgggggtctatttataaatgttttcaccttaGATTCACATAACTGTCATACAAAATTTCATCAATTTGTCTAATTGGATTCCACTGGAAAAATATAACTTTGGGACAAAGTTGTGTAAATCTTAGGTGAAAACATTTATAATTAGACCACTTTAAGTAGTGCAAACTTTAGGGTAAAAAATGGATTGGAGGGAGTCGGGGGTACattgttttaccaaaaattgtTCCCTGTGAAGCTGAGGTTTAGAGCTAAAAAACATGGTGGAGAAAGCCTGAGGACATCTCCCATAATGCAAATGaattataaagagaaaaaaagaaattcaaattgtaatcttatgccctgtacacacggtcggacattgatcagacattccaacaacaaaatctatggattttttccgacggatgttggctcgaacttgtcttgcatacacacggtcacacaaagttgtcggaaaatccgatcgttctgaacatggtgacgtaaaacaagtacatcgggactataaacggggcagtagccaatagctttcgtttcttaatttatcctgagcatgcgtggcactttgtgtgtcggatttgtgtacacacgatcggaatttctgacaacgtattttgttgtcggaaaattttatagcaagctctcaaactttgtgtgtcggaaattcctatggaaagtgtgtgatggagcccacacacggtcggaatttccgacaacaagggcctatcacacattttccattggaaaatcctatcgtgtgtacaggacataaccaTAGATACCCAACTTTAATATTTGCAAAGTAGTTTATTTATGATATGATGAACAAAGGGTATTTCCTTTTTTATTGTCAGTGTTGGTGGAGAATTCTCTCACACATTCATTTTTCACTCCCATACAGCTTGTACTGAGTCAATCTCTGCTCTCCTGATTGGTCTAGTTCCCCTTTCTTGGTTTTCCTTTAAATGCTACGCTCTTCTCCCATGTTCCCCTTGTCTTCCCTTCTGCTGTTATAGATATGTGCATGTGTgttagatatgtgcaattcgtttcggcctgaatacaaattctgacaaacttttggttattcagagattcggatgtatccgaatctctgaatgaaatagtaacgaatagttaaaatttgttttgtttattcgttttctaacaaattccaaattttcataaCAATTAGAAATCGTATCGGTCAAAAAATGATCTACTGATTTGAATTATGTGTgaacaatagctggttgttaaccagCGGGCCGGGAAGCTTCCCCAATGACAGCTGAAATATAAACACAacaatgccagcaatagaaaagtcagaaaaaaatggcatgggtcccctcccccccaaaccagaccctttgggtctggtatggattctaagtgAAACCCCATGccatgtgggcagggggcttatcggaatttggaagccccctttaacaagggggccccttaGATCCCagcacccctatgtgaatgagtatggggtacatagtacccctactcatttaccaaaaatgtgtaaaaagtgaataaagacagtaaacaagtttttgataattcctttattaaaaaaataaaaaacaatgtcttctgatgtagatccatctcaagcTAACTGCCACACCGCCAAAcccaaaagaaagaaataaaaaacctCCAGCCTCATCAAACGCTTCCCGCAGACTGCCTGCTCTTccctctgacatttcttatatagctaaggggtggagtcacctgatgctgggtcgatgatgtcacaGGGGGGTGGCGTCATAAGATGGccttgccccttacctatataagaaatgtcagacggagGAACAGGCCGTCTGTgggaagcgttttttttttcgaGTTTGGCGGTGTGGCGgcctgacatttcttatatagttaAGGGGTGGAGCCACCTAGTAATGCCACTTGGGcaaagccccctgccccaaagcactcacccccaaaacacacccccccatgttaagggcatgtggcctggtatggttcaggaggggcattcgctcgtcccccccttacctgacctactgggctgcatgcttgaaaaagggtctggaatggattttgggggggaccccacaacctgtttttttttttcatattgccgGCATTGTTGTGTTTacctttcagctgtcagtggggaagccagctgacagctgatgacgtgGAGCCGGCTTCCTGGCcgactgcttaacaaccagctattgttcacacagaatttgaatcggtcaatcatttttcgaccgatccgtcTTCGAATCGTtctaaaaatttggaattcgttagaaaatttatAAATGAAGCAAAATTTAAAGAATTCTGAAACCAcactaaacgaattccgaaactaaattagtaacataacgaatatatacGTAACGAAGcaaatttttctgttctgcacatgtctagttatccTCATTTTTGCTCTCCCCCCCAGTGACACCCCTTCTGTTCCCCTACAGTGTCACTATCCTTCTTATAACACTGCCAAGAGTATTTACAATGGTCGCCTTTGTAAGAAATACTGTGTTCTGATTGCTGTATGTGGTTAATGCATGCAACGAAAGCACCGTATTTGAGTTATGATTCCTTTTTCTAATTTAGCATTaacttttctgtttattttttgcttGACATTTATAGACCAAATAGACATACCATTAGGACCACTCACCataacccattgaggcatggactccactagacctctgaaggtatgctgtgctatctagcaccaagccgtcagtagcagatgcTTTGAGTCCTGtaggttgtgaggtggggcctccatgaatcTGAGGGACCGGTCCAATTTCAATCAGTGCGTGGCCTTCCCTGCTCAACAGAAGCCATTTGTTTGATCAACTTTTGCtgaaggggcatgctggaaaacatttctcaatcagcaCCTGCAGCCGCAGATCAGTGTATTCAGTGTATTGGTGGGCCCCATTGtcggaatacaatgtcccagcagagaggattcctccatccatgtttcTTGTGTTGATGGAGAAATCTGTGAGGATTTTTTGCTCAGCTCAATGGACAAATGAAAAAActaaccatctatgggcagctttagactTGTAATTCAATTAAATAATCTTCAAAAAATATCTCCAAGAGCTTTTCAACTGTTCATCTTAAATCAATTTTCAATGAACCCAATGAAACTGATTATGTGATTGAAATCTCTCCACATAGTACCAGTAAAATAAATTACACACACtcaattaaaaagggaattaagcATTTACTTAACTGATAACCAACAGTAGGATATCCGCTCACTAGATGTATGGAAGGACCAACAGGTaaattttgcacttatcaaacagatacaaCAAAAtgcctttatttgtatttttaacagACCTAAGGAgatcaaataagagaagttcattccGAGGGTGTGTactggggtctatttataaaagttTTCACCAAAGATTCACACAACTGTCATACAAGATTTATGAATTTTTCTAATTGGATTCCATTGGAAAAAATATAAGGTtgtgtaaatcttgggtgaaaacatttataattagacccctttaaccacttccctacccgcctatagtcatatgacgtccacagatgggatctcccatcctgggtggacgtcatatgacggcctcgggttcccggccgcgtTGCTCGGTTCACAGTGCGTGTGCCCgtcggccgcgatgtctgccgggcacccgcgattgcccgttaaccgcgccgaaccgtggatctgtgtgtgtaaacacacagatccacgtcctgtcagttcagaggagagcgatctgtgttcccagaacagcggaacactgatcggtctcctccccttgtgcgtcccctccccctacagttagaagcattccctaggaaacacatttaacccctccccgccccctagtggttaaccccttcactgcctgtcacatttacacagtaatcaatccaattttatagcattgatcgctgtataaatgtgaatggtcccaaaaatgtgtcaaaagtgtccgatgtgtccgccataatgtcacagtcatgaaaaaaaatcgctgatcgctgctattactagtaaaaaaaataaataatttttttttttttttaaatgccataaatctatcccatattttatagacgctataacttttgtgcaaaccaatcaatatacgcttattgcgattttttttaccaaaaatatgtagaagaatacatatcggcctaaactgaagaaaaaattttttttttttttttttaaattggtatatttattatagcaaaaagttaaaaatattgtgtttttttcaaaattgtcgctcttcttttgtttatagcgcaaaaaataaaaaccgcagaggtgatcaaataccaccaaaagaaagctctatttgtggggaaaaaaaggacgtcaattttgtttgggtacaaagtcgcacgaccgcgcaattgtcgtttaaagtgtgacagcgctgaaaactaaaaattggtctgggaaggaagggggtgaaaatgcccggtattgaaccggttaagtagTGCAAACTTTAGGGTAAAAAAATGGATTAGGGGGAATCAGGGGGTACATTGTTTTATCAAAAATTGTTTCCTGAGAAGCTGAGGcttagagctaaaaaaaaaataggtggagAAAGCCTGATGACATAATCTCCCATAATGCATCTAGAAGACACTGGGATGCCTAGGCCCCTTGTAATCAGGAAGTGCAAGGGATCTGATTGTTCTATAGTCGTGGTCTAAGAAGGATTTTTTTGTTCATAGTCTGTTGCATTTTGGGCTATGTTCAATAACacatatgcaaattaatatgaataatatgaaatacatgggTTAATGAAATCCTACTACAGTTCTAGGACCCCAATAGGACAGTGCATGTTGACTTTTAGACCTTAGGTCTGTGTCAGATATCTCTAGAGTAGACTATTTTCTGTGTCTTAATAGTCCCCTCTGTATTTGTATAATGGAAGAAAGCAATTGGGACATTTTGCCCTCAAGGGTGGTAATTGTTGCTATATGCCAATAAAAGCTCAAGGCTTACTGATCATACATCAGAGAACCATGATTTCCAGGCATGTCTCAGGTCTGTATGTATCATTTTATCAACAGTTCAGCACAATTCCCACATTTAATGTTATACACGCCAGACATTTCCATCCACCACTAAGCTCAAAACCCAGTGTACAGGACTTAAAATGGGACTAcaggcaaaataaaaaatggcagcTATAATGAAGTCTATTAAACTGGAGCTAAACTCTGCAATACTTACCCCTCCTTCTGTGGTCTGACACCCTTTGCCAGTGCATTTCCTACCTGGCTTTTTCCAAGTGTTGGTCTGTGGCTGTCTTCATTGACCAGCGTGGGATAATGTCACTATAGGCAGTCATCCCAACACACAGACGTTGTGCCGAATCTAAACTGAGCTACAGTATGGTTGAGGAGATCAGTGTACATCCCAAAGAAGACTGATCTGGCAGGTAAGTttctttttttgcagaagagacatagcatgtctcttctgcaataaagagcctgcctgtttgAAGTTTTTGAAAGCAAGAGTTTAGTTTCTTATTATTAGCACGAACACAGCAGATTTTGTCTTTCTGAGACTCCCTGTAATGTAGTTGTATTATTTATTGATTCTTCTAGTTCAgttccttgaaaaattattcataccccttgaaatattttgTCAATGTTA
This window contains:
- the LOC141108879 gene encoding olfactory receptor 6N1-like, giving the protein MLIFDYGNRTLASVFIIVGFETIREVGLFLFCLFLCMYIVTIGAHILIIGLVILDHNLHKPMYMFLANFSVAEICYITATVPKMLDALLTGNKEISYSACMAQFYSFFASGATENCFLVVMGYDRYVAICQPLYYHTMMAKKNSLALAIGAWAGGLLAATSPTLWVSTLNFCYPNRIEHFFCDYAPLLKLSCEDTSKGEFAFTVVSWSLILGCFFLTLMSYAFIIFSVLKISSTEGQKKAFSTCASHLTVVCIFNGTVIFMYIRPTSTIRFTLDKVVSIFYSVVTPLLNPIIYCLRNKDVKNAAYKGLQEIGI